The Paroedura picta isolate Pp20150507F chromosome 17, Ppicta_v3.0, whole genome shotgun sequence genome contains the following window.
caACACACCTGACGGCTGCCAGCAAAGGTGTGTGAGGGGGGCACCAGACCACGCCCCATGATGTACAAAAACGCTTGATGCTGCGTTTACTGTAAGGCAAAATAACgataaaatctttatttttaaaaatccatgcaAAACCCAGCTGCAGACTCCCCCTCGCCCTGCCCCAAACAGCAAATCCCCCAAAAGGCAAAAGGACACAGGTGGATGACGACAGCCATGCCTGGGGCAGAGGGGGAATCGTAAAAGTCCTTTTAATTTTACGCAAGCCAGATACGGGCACAAAGAGATAAATTACAGCTCACACGAAAACAGACGAATAGGTAGTTACAAGCACGGTGGAGCTCGCTATCACAGAAGATCGATAATAAATGCAAAATGTTCAGAAAAGAGAGGCTGGACCACGGAGCCGGCTCACGGCATCGGCGTTCATTTTTGTCCATCCCTTCAGAGATGCATGACGTTTCTAAGAAGTTCAACGAGACCTGATTTGGCATAAATGtacggaggggtggggggtggtccaAGATTTTTCGGGGTGGTGGGGCCCTCCCTCGTGCAGGGTGGACCGCCACCGACCCTAGTCCCGGAACCGGTCGAGAAGCTCACAGGTCCTCTTCTCCAGAAGTTCTTGGATCTTCTTGACGCGCTTGTCGTTGGCGGCCCGGACGTAGCTGTCGGAATCGAGGACGGCCATGCCGTCGTGCACCTCCCCCATGATGACCAGCGGCCCGTCCTCGGCGGTCATGTTGGGACAGGGGCAGCTCCAGTCCATATCCGACAAGGTCACCTCCAAATACTTGATGTCAAAGAACCGGAGGCCCATCTTCTCGTCCTTCAAGATGTCGTCCAGGGCGAAGCGGGCGATGCCGGAGTCCTGCTCTTCCGCAACCTCCATGAGCCGCCCCACGATGGCGAAATCGCTGCGGCACAAGCTCGACACCATCTTGCTCTTCAGGCGGCAGGCCTTGCAGCGGGACGTCTTGAGGAAGGGGCAGACGTCCTCGCAGCTCTCCTTGCTGTCAAAGTTGTTCTCGTTCCCTTCGCAGCCGCCGTAGATGAAGGAGTGGCACCGTTTCACCAGGCGGTTGTAGGCCCAGCGGGGCTCCCAATCCTTGCAGGGGCCCTGCACCACGGGGAGGGAACACGGGTCGACGACGTTATCGGCGCAGGCCAGGCGGCACTCCTCGTAGGTGTCGAAGCGGTTCCGGTTGCCACTGCACCCTCCGTAGCGGAATGTGACACAGGACCCCTTCTTTGAGTCAAAATGCCAGCGGACTCGGGGGGCCTCGCAATCCCGTTTATCCGGTTCCTTCAGGCACTCTCCGGGAGGGAGCCGCGAGGTTCCAGGCGCCCTCGACTCCCACCCGGAGTGCTCCCTCTCGACCACCGAAAGAGGGAAGTCTGCTCGGAGGAGGCCAGCGGCGTTCCGGGCGGTGCAGGTGTAGACGCCGGCATCTTCCGGCTGCGCGTTGTAGACCACCAGCTGGCCAATGTTGGTCACCACCACGTTGCCGTACATCCGGTC
Protein-coding sequences here:
- the WFIKKN1 gene encoding WAP, Kazal, immunoglobulin, Kunitz and NTR domain-containing protein 1 — protein: MLGKGASCRRDGCESRLRGPGWERHPDPMLPSVILSLLSILADGASLRPSQTSHLGVCPNQLNPNLWVDAQSTCERECQTDRDCEGFEKCCTNVCGLRSCVAARYADGSLSSPELGREATCESFVCTQQGSDCDVWDGQPVCKCKDRCEKEPNFTCASDGLTYYNKCYMDAEACIRGVGLAVVPCKYIFAWPDASPAPTETTARPTPGAAAEAPIPPALYNNPFHRSVYVGGTVSFHCDVSGRPRPEITWEKQSDRQENFIMRPDRMYGNVVVTNIGQLVVYNAQPEDAGVYTCTARNAAGLLRADFPLSVVEREHSGWESRAPGTSRLPPGECLKEPDKRDCEAPRVRWHFDSKKGSCVTFRYGGCSGNRNRFDTYEECRLACADNVVDPCSLPVVQGPCKDWEPRWAYNRLVKRCHSFIYGGCEGNENNFDSKESCEDVCPFLKTSRCKACRLKSKMVSSLCRSDFAIVGRLMEVAEEQDSGIARFALDDILKDEKMGLRFFDIKYLEVTLSDMDWSCPCPNMTAEDGPLVIMGEVHDGMAVLDSDSYVRAANDKRVKKIQELLEKRTCELLDRFRD